In one window of Branchiostoma lanceolatum isolate klBraLanc5 chromosome 15, klBraLanc5.hap2, whole genome shotgun sequence DNA:
- the LOC136449321 gene encoding selenoprotein P-like — protein MSRNNIEEIKRRVSFPVYQDTALTDVWGLLDGSKDDFIVYDRCGRLARHIKMPQAHMDSSDVEDAIRAVYEESPCGPCTTPPAPQETTTPVATTTESPYCAPPPVWQLDGLDFMGESQGRIAVLQFVFAS, from the exons ATGTCCAGGAACAACATCGAGGAGATCAAGCGGAGAGTCAGCTTCCCCGTGTACCAGGACACGGCCCTGACGGACGTCTGGGGGCTACTGGACGGGTCAAAGGATGACTTCATCGTGTACGACAG GTGTGGGAGACTAGCCAGGCACATCAAAATGCCGCAGGCGCACATGGACAGCTCTGACGTGGAGGATGCCATCAGGGCCGTGTACGAGGAGAGTCCGTGCGGGCCCTGCACCACCCCGCCGGCCCCGCAGGAGACCACAACACCGGTCGCCACCACCACCGAGTCGCCCTACTGCGCCCCGCCGCCGGTATGGCAGCTGGACGGGTTGGACTTCATGGGGGAGAGTCAGGGGAGGATCGCCGTTCTGCAGTTCGTCTTCGCTTCCTGA
- the LOC136449320 gene encoding selenoprotein P-like: MSFGVINGKGFTSRSSRIYLRQLEAKVNFGVYQDTPRKDVWKLLDGRKDDFIIYDRCGRLARHIRMPEAWLVRPDVEDAIRAVYAESPCGCDISPETTPRPVLITPGVPTDEPVLTTASDIGSGDLDEEFIRDTKVSSATLPRSTFQQNGTVGNVTEHNHTEGNYTEGNHTHHHHHHHHHEHHGHGHAEVHDSHAEGHDNHTESHGSHAEDHESHDGHGSHEGHDEHHESHDSHADHEGHADHEGHADHEGHADHEGHVDHEGHADHEGHADHEGHADHEGHADHEGHADHEGHADHEGHADHEGHADHEGHYLADEHSHHGGRHHRRGPKKNKTKSLIDRLRKKHSRHNDSFPAED, translated from the exons ATGTCTTTCGGAGTCATCAACGGGAAGGGGTTTACGTCCCGGTCCTCCCGGATATACCTACGGCAGTTAGAGGCCAAGGTTAACTTCGGCGTGTACCAGGACACACCCCGGAAGGACGTCTGGAAGCTGCTGGATGGTCGCAAGGATGACTTCATCATTTACGACAG GTGTGGACGGTTGGCTAGACACATCCGGATGCCGGAGGCTTGGCTGGTGCGTCCCGACGTGGAGGACGCCATCAGGGCGGTGTACGCCGAGAGTCCGTGCGGCTGTGACATTTCCCCGGAGACCACTCCGAGACCAGTCCTCATCACCCCTGGTGTACCCACGGATGAACCCGTCCTCACCACTGCGTCTGACATCGGGTCAGGCGATCTG GATGAGGAGTTCATCAGAGACACGAAGGTGTCGAGCGCCACCCTCCCCAGATCCACCTTCCAGCAGAACGGGAC TGTTGGTAATGTGACAGAACACAACCACACAGAGGGGAACTACACAGAGGGGAAccacacacatcatcatcaccatcaccaccaccatgaacatcatggccatggtcACGCCGAGGTTCATGATAGTCACGCTGAAGGTCATGACAATCACACGGAAAGTCATGGCAGTCACGCTGAGGATCATGAAAGTCATGACGGTCATGGAAGTCATGAAGGCCACGATGAGCATCATGAAAGTCATGACAGTCACGCTGATCATGAGGGTCACGCTGATCATGAGGGTCACGCTGATCACGAGGGTCACGCTGATCACGAAGGTCACGTTGATCACGAAGGTCACGCTGATCACGAGGGTCACGCTGATCACGAAGGTCACGCTGATCACGAAGGTCACGCTGATCACGAGGGTCACGCTGATCACGAAGGTCACGCTGATCACGAGGGTCACGCTGATCATGAAGGTCACGCTGATCACGAAGGTCACTATCTCGCCGATGAACACAGCCATCACGGCGGCCGCCATCACCGCCGAGGCCCCAAGAAGAACAAGACCAAGTCTCTGATCGACCGCCTGAGGAAGAAACACTCCCGTCACAACGACTCCTTCCCTGCGGAAGACTGA